In Mytilus galloprovincialis chromosome 1, xbMytGall1.hap1.1, whole genome shotgun sequence, the following are encoded in one genomic region:
- the LOC143042922 gene encoding DGAT1/2-independent enzyme synthesizing storage lipids-like yields MLNGTIPYLTYMYVWESIDNLDINYWKWVLWVLYPIVISFLLPLVILLFFYGMALFLHVHNYRHRLREAYSQDFWDGARKTVSAFWDGQARIWHGYEIEGLDKIPKEGPALLIYYHGTIPIDFYYIIARCMLEKNRHIRAVGDNFLFHIPGWRLLMEVMRVTPGTIQSCVNVLKGGHLLGIAPGGVREALFGDEYYPVMWGNRNGFAKVAIQANVPIYPVFTKNLRESFRTPRIGRSWLRRLYEKTRLPIVPIYGIFPVKMKTFIGDPIYPKENMNPDELAEQVKESVQQLINTHQRVPGNILKALIDRLGFEFSKPKQS; encoded by the exons ATGTTGAATGGAACCATACCATAcctaacatacatgtatgtttgggAATCTATTGACAACCTTGACATCAACTACTGGAAATGGGTATTATGGGTACTATACCCAATTGTCATATCCTTTCTGTTGCCATTGGTCATTCTATTGTTTTTCTATGGAATGGCTTTGTTTCTACATGTCCATAACTATCGACATCGTCTGCGGGAAGCTTATAGTCAAGACTTTTGGGATGGAGCAAGAAAGACAGTGTCAGCCTTCTGGGATGGTCAGGCAAGAATTTGGCATg GTTATGAAATTGAAGGCCTGGACAAGATTCCAAAAGAAGGACCAGCACTCTTAATATATTACCATGGTACCATACCAATAGATTTCTACTACATTATAGCTAGGTGTATGTTAGAAAAAAATAGACATATACGAGCTGTTGGGGATAACTTCTTATTTCACATTCCAG GTTGGAGACTGTTGATGGAAGTAATGAGAGTTACACCAGGGACCATACAGAGTTGTGTTAATGTTCTGAAGGGAGGACACCTTTTAGGAATTGCTCCAG gTGGTGTAAGAGAAGCCTTATTTGGAGATGAGTATTATCCAGTAATGTGGGGTAATCGTAATGGATTTGCTAAAGTGGCTATCCAAGCTAATGTG CCAATATATCCAGTATTTACTAAAAATCTACGTGAGTCTTTCAGAACACCAAGAATTGGAAGAA GTTGGCTGAGAAGATTATATGAGAAAACTAGATTACCAATAGTTCCTATTTATGGAATTTTTCCTGTAAAAATGAA AACATTTATTGGAGATCCTATCTATCCAAAAGAAAATATGAATCCTGATGAGTTAGCAGAACAG gttAAAGAGTCTGTCCAGCAGCTGATAAATACTCATCAGAGAGTACCAGGGAATATACTTAAAGCTCTCATTGATAGGTTAGGCTTTGAATTTTCCAAACCAAAACAAAGTTAA